The Aspergillus flavus chromosome 2, complete sequence region ACCCAGGTGTCAGTTTCATATTCCCGTTGCTGATGTCGAAAGGGCCAAGCGAACCTTCTGATAGAGAAATGGCACACCGACAACCGCTCTCCGGAATGGCTCCAGAACGCTCAATGTAGAAACCACCTGATAAGGCACCAGTAACCGTCAATAGACCTATCGTTGAATCTCGAATCGCAAAACGTGGAACTATCTCATACATTATCGGCTTTCCCGCTCAGTCCTACCAATGTTCCTCGTCGGGTGAAGAGATTCTGCGAAGCGGATAGAGAGACGGACAATAAGGAGTATGGAGCGCCGATAACGTCGAATCGCGCATCTGCATGTGTTAAACCATCAGTAGGAGTCCTTGGTTCAAATCGCCGGACAAGCACCTCTTGTACCGTCCCTGGAATTATAGAAGTAGAATAACATACCGGCAGACTCAGCTGAACTAGGAGTGCCGACAACAGGCAGATTGTTTCCGTTGGCCGAAGATGGCTGTTCCGCGGCCGCGGCGCGAATCTGAAGGCATCTTGTCTGCCCTTGTCGCGCCCGCGGAGGGAGGACTCGGGTCCAGGACACAGCCCGTACACCTCGCCTCAAAGGTTGACTCATTGTCATGCCTGAGGAAATGGACCGGAAGAGGTGTATGAGGAGGGGGAAGGATTGAGATTGTCTGTCAATTGCCCGCAGGTTCAAGTTCTCCGCAGCGGTACCAAAGACTGTATCGTAAATTCTTTGGTTCCTGATCGGGGAAAGCGTTTGGTGGTTGGCCTTGGCGCCTGTGACGATAGAGGATAGCGGTAAGATTCACTTGCAGAGGTACGGATACAAGTACAATGGAGTGTGTCTCCTAGTACTAATTTACAGCCCCGGGACCagtaaataaaataaaattcagAAGGGTAACCACTCACTAGCCTTACGTCACAACGCAGTTCCCACTTCAGGCTAAGGTTAAGGCAACATTTATGGCTGCCAACACatctgtttttttttttaactgAGACTAAATCCCCACATTGATATCTTgactgctgctgcagctCACAGGGAACTGGCTATCTTCGTACAAATTAACACACCTTCCTTGTTTCCCCCCTTTTATTGTTTGAGAATAAGTTCCTATTCATTCTGTGAAACTTTCAACAAGTTTAACTCGTCCCGAGACCCATGGCCCCGAATAGCTACAACTAGTTTAGAGCTCTTGACCCACCGCCCGGCTAGACGTCGCTTTTCCATCATgagcatcatcatcgtcgagTAATCTACACCGTGTGACGTAACTTTCTGCGCTGGATGCTTCTCTAAGCGATGGAATCCTCCATTCAGCGTTTGCTGAATGATAAGCTCTATGATCGGAGGAAACAGGGAGCCTTGGAGTAAGAACAATGAAAGCTGCTAAAGTGCTTCTGCAAAGCAATACGTGCTGACGGAGGCTATGATATAGGCTTGAGAAAGTTGTCCGAGATGCCGTTTTCAAAGGAGCACATGAAGATATTCAAAGAATTGTCGATCAGTTATGCCATGACTACGCCTACGCGGTACATCAGCCTCATGCGAGAAATGGTGGCTTAATCGGGTTGGCCGCGGCCTCCATCGCGCTTGGATCGGTGAGCATGCCGGGGATGCAGCATCTGCACTGTCGTTACTGAGAATAGGATACTAGGAAGGTGTTGCGCCGTACCTCAAGGAAATTGTACCCCCAGTGCTAGCTTGCTTCTCCGACCAAGATGCGCGAGTCAGGTACTACGCTTGTGAGAGCATGTATAACATTGCCAAAGTTGCTAAGGGAGAGATTTTGTTGTTTTATAATGAGATCTTTGATGCGTTGAGTAAGGTGAGCGGGCTGAATATTAGCTTTATTTCCCCGCTGTCCTCGCCTCGGCCTTATTGCCTGTTCCCCAACTAACGTAAGTTCCTAGTTGGCGTCCGATTCGGAGCTTTCAGTCAAAAATGGCGCAGAGCTCCTTGATAGACTTGTTAAAGACATCGTATCTGAATCCGCCGCATCTTATGTTTCGGTCTTGCAGCTTTCCGAGAAGCAAGAGACAGATCCCGAAGCGTTGGAAGACCCTGACCTTCCAACGGcattttctcttccaaaATTTATACCATTACTCAAAGAACGAATACATGTCATCAGCCCGTTCACTCGGATGTTTCTGGTATCATGGTTAACTTTGTTGGACACGATACCCGACCTGGAGCTTGTTTCATACTTGCCAGAATTCCTGGGGGGTCTGATCAAATTCCTTGGTGACCCTAATAGAGACGTGAATGTTGCCACCCAAAATCTGCTTGATAGGTTTCTGTCAGAAATCAAGAGAATCGCTCGTCTCAAGAAAGGCATCGAAGAGAGTCGGAAGGGTCAAGGAAGCGAGAATAGACAATCAACTACGAGTGACAGTGTCAGCACAACTATCGACCAGACGGTTGCCGCCGAAACCGAGACCGAAACCGAAGCTGAAACCAATGATATTGCGATAGAAGATTCTGAGTTTGGTTCTACAGTTGATGAAGACGGCTTGCATGCCGACGGAGATTGGATTCCAGGACAGGATGTCCAAATAGATTACCCCAAGATACTAGACATCTTGGTAGGCTTCGTTGACACATCTTATGGTGAGAAGTTCTGAGCATGATTCCACTTAACGGTCTTAGACTTACAGCCAGTAGAGGAGGAGATGCAGTTGACAGCGCTGCGATGGATCGATAGTTTCTTCGAAATTAGCCCCGAAGACATACTCCCATTCGTTCCACGTCTTTTGACCCAAGTACTTCCAGCTATGTCCAGTGGCTCAGACCAAGTGCGGCAGGCCGCAAATCGAGTCAACACATCGTTGCTAGAGTATATTGTGTCTCTATCCGAAGACACATTATCGGATGAGACACGACAGTCATCATCTTCGAAACTAGCCTCCACGCCCAATAAAGAGACTGAGAGGAGAGAATCTGCACCAAACGCCAAACCTTCTGATGTATCCATCACCGCCTCTAGGAAGCAATCGGTGCAGGAGTCTACACAAGAACAAACACCTCGGAGCAGTGTCATGTCCACACCAGTGCCGCCTGCCGATCTTGATTATGCTTCGGCTGTCAACTCGCTTACACTGCAGTTCTTGAACGAGAACGAAGCTACTAGAGTAGCCGCCCTCTCTTGGTTGATAATGTTGCACCGGAAGGCTCCTAAAAAGGTGGTGGCATTCAACGATGGAACGTTTCCTGCTTTGCTTAAGACACTGTCCGATCCAGCGGAGGCAGTGGTGACGAAGGATCTTCAGCTCTTATCCCAAATATCGCGGAATAGCGAGGATAGCTATTTCAAGTCCTTTATGGTGAACCTCCTCCAACTGTTCTCCACCGATAGGCATTTACTAGAGGTCCGCGGAAACCTCATTATCCGCCAGCTTTGTATGAACTTGAGCCCGGAGCGCATTTACAGAACTCTAGCCGACTGTcttgaaaaggaagaggtcaGTTTGCCTTGCAGAAAGGGCTGACGCACGTGCTAAATCCCTATCGCAATTTAGGACCTCGAATTCGCTAGTATTATGGTACAAAATCTAAACAATAACCTGATTACCGCGCCCGAGCTCTCCGGACTGCGAAAAAGGTTACGGAACCTGGACACCAGAGTAACAGACCCTTCAGCCCACATTTGGATGTTGTCACTAACAATCGGCATAGGAGGGCCAGATGTTCTTTGTGGCTTTATTCAGGTCTTGGTGTCACAATTCTGTCTCCACATTTTCACTGTGTCTGCTTGCACAAGCATATGAGCAAGCCTACAACCTTCTTCAAGTCTTGTCAGTATGGAAAAATCTATGCTTGCTAAAGTGTTCTAACCAAATCTCTCAGTGCCGAGCTTGAAATGACTGTCAATAATCTGATCCAAATCGATAAGCTGGTCCAGCTGTTGGAGTCTCCTGTCTTCACCTGTaagttgtttcttttttggtcCTTCAGGTTATTTTCTGTTCCCTTTATTGATGAGCGCTCATGTGCTGCTAGATCTCCGACTTCAACTGCTTGAACCAGAAAGTTATCCATATCTCTACAAATGCCTCTACGGTGTCCTCATGCTTCTTCCACAGAGCTCTGCCTTCGCGGCTCTAAAGAATCGTTTAAACAGTGTTAGCAACATTGGCCTTCTCCATACACCTCGACTGTAAGCACCCACAAGAATGAAAGTCAGCCCCAAATACTTTCATGCTGACAAGACTCTCACAGTTCCACGATGGTTTCAGCCTCCGGCTCAGGCGCCTACGATCGCTCGACAGGCAGCCGCTCCAAACGCGAAGAGAACTCCATCCGCTGGGTCGAACTACTTGAAAAATTCAAAACCGTACAGGAAAGGGCCCGCCGAGCCCTACGTGCAAGAGAGCGTCCCTTCGACGATGGCGTGGCCGGCTTCCAGGGTCAATCGTTAGCTGCCGCCCTCTCTGCTGCAGACCAAGCGCGGAACAAGGAACGGGCAACTCTCCCCGATACACCGCGGACAGGCCTAGGCCTTGGAGCTGGTGCAGAGGGACGGCGTAGTCCTGCTGATGTGGGAAACCAAAAGGGTGGTTCTATCCTGGGTGCCGCGCATAGACATAAAACCAGTCTTCCTAATTTAGGTCGACTAGGTATAGGGAGTAGGAAATCGAAACGGTGATTGGGATTGTTCGCTCTGTTGACAGGATGCTGTTTGTGACAATATTCGCTTTTTTCTGATGCAGTTACACGGAGGTTTTCTCGTCTGTTACCGTGTACAGTGCTTGTTTACGGCGTTCCTCGAGAATGTTATGCTGCCACTTGTCTGAGGTATCACGCGCGTCTGTTATACAAATCTAGCGTTTTTTCATGTCTAGCCTTAGATCTATGACTAAGTGGTCATTGCATCTTTTCTCGGATTTTCAAAGAAGCGCGTATagaatgtatgtacagttgAAGGGTCAAGTATTTAAAGAGAAGGGAAGCTCAGACAAGCTAAGAATCAAGTCGCTCAAGTCGAGAGAAAGTATAGACGAAtcaaagaataaaaaaaaatccacCATAGCCCTGTACCTTTTGCTATACCAAAAGTGAATCTCAACGCTAGGTAAGttgaagtcgaagaagatagGACAAAGAAGATCGAACCAGATCGTGCAAGGCACACAGCGTGAAGTAGAAACCCAAAAAGACTCCGGTGataccaaaaataaaatgcCAAAGTACAAATGACGTCAGTCAGACTGAGAAATGGACGCGCATGCCTGTCCTGCGGGGTACTGTACAGGATTCTGCGTGGTTAAGCATGCAAGGTTAATCGGATCGTGCCGAAGGGGGTCAAGGGTTGCTGCTTGTGTCTCAGACCGAGAAGCAGGCCGGTCCAATTTGCCCTCTCAGATAAAAGAAAGCATGAACTTTTGTCTTTCGTTCATTTCTCAACCATGAATGAAATAGCGGGACATATAACGGTCGGAAGTGTCGTCACATCCTCCACACGAGACGTAATGCCGAGGATATATAGTCAAAAGCAAGAGCAGAAAAACATCGAGTTTAAATGATTTCGTCACCGCCAACGTGAATCGGTGGATGATACACCCCACGTAGGGGATTTCCAGTAACTGCCTGTGGAGTGCTTGGAGACTGACCCTGGCGAGTTCGATCCGTTGGTGTACACATATTCACCGTCGACATACTGGACACCTGAGAATGTACTGCGGTGTTTGCGACGAGCGTAACGCTGCTCTAGACGATAAAGTTCGATTTCTAAGCAGAAAAGCTGTTAGCAACGAGGCTCTAACTCGGATAGTTGTGACCATTTCTCTCTGTAAGTCGGAGGTCGAGATCGCGTAGGACACATACTTGCTTGTAGCTTCTCGATGAGACCCATTGTGTATATGAAGATTGCGAGAAAAAACTTCTAACCCTGTTGGTATTTCACAAGTACTTGACTAAACGGTCAATTGAATTGATTTCGGGTGGGTATGCAGAGATGGTTCGGTAGGTGATGGAATTGCGACGCCGCAAACGGAAGTAGGCGCTGGTTTCGGAAGGGAACGATAGTGATAGTAATGGATAATGATTGTAAATAAGAGCTTATTGCTTCTCTAGAAGTGCTGATAATACGAATTAGCGAAGAGAAACAATGATGGCAACGCTCGGCTTGGTGGTTTGACTCGGTTCTACTCAGGAGAACGgcggagggaaagagagcCGAACAAAAGCGACAAGGCCTTACCTGGTGGAGCTACTGTCTAGTTCTataacagaaaaagaaagaaagattgatAAGAGGTATCGGATACCAGGACAGTGAGGCGGAGACCAATCGccggatggagaagagagagaaaaaggaaaggaaagaaagaaagaaaaagttgGGAGACGAAGGAGCGGAATCAATAATCCTGGGGGGAGCAAGCCGTGGGCGGGAGGGCAAACACTCCAATGTGATATGCAACCAATAGTAATCTAATAATGAGTGGTTCAGAAAGGATAGTTGGTGTAGCGTCAAAAGACTGATGGGTGAAGGAATGTGGGTAAGTCGACGAATGACGTGGTGCGTCAATAAGCCACTAGAAACTATGCGTGCTACCgcaagacaaagaaagacagacagaaagaaaatcgTATGGGTAAGATGGAACgggaagggagggaaaaagaactaaaagagaaagaaaagaagatgggTCACAGAAGAAGCGAAGTTTTGACGGGAGTCTAGAAAGACCGGTCGTACGTCGCGCTCACTGAACCGAGAGGGGCAAAAAAACGTGGGTTGGCCGGGGGGTTCGCCACTAGCCCGTTTCCGGTCTAGCCAGGGGTTGGCCCCGTCCTCGGGCCGTCAGTTGGCCCGAATCACTGCTCACTATCTGATATTAATCCCGCACTAACCAGCCGACTATGGCCTATTATATTCACTAGACTCACTCTAACACCCCTGAACGCGTTCTAGTTCCTTGCTAATCTATCACAGACAGCGTTCGAGCAGTCCAAGCTTGCTCAATCATTAATCGTGGCATATGCCCCCGTCCTCCGGGTTCGTTCGGACCATCCATGCGTTTGGGAGTATGGAGAACCTTGGGACGGAGTACGGCACTATGATCGTTGATGTCCCATCCACTTGGGTGCCGCATCGCTGATTCGGCACTGTTCTTTGATCTCCACATAAAACTGGACCAAAGCTTGCCGTTAGTTTCCCAAGGAACGGTACCGAATGCAGCTTTGATTAGGTTGGTATTTCGTCATCCGGACAGGAAATTTGTTGCACTGTGTACATACAGTCTGACATCCAACAGTCTAGCACTACACGTAATCTTGGGACAGCTTCAAAGAGTTTACAAGAATTAAATGGTCTATAGACATAGAACCTTCCCTGAGTCCAAACTAAATTTACGCAAAATTGAACCAGCAACTACCAAACTCCGGAGTCTAGTTCTCTAAACAGCTCACTTTTGTCTAGAGTCTGGCAGCACCTCTTGTCCAGCACCTTCCTCAAGCTCGGCATTACCTTCGCTCT contains the following coding sequences:
- a CDS encoding vacuolar protein 14 C-terminal Fig4p binding-domain-containing protein — protein: MESSIQRLLNDKLYDRRKQGALELEKVVRDAVFKGAHEDIQRIVDQLCHDYAYAVHQPHARNGGLIGLAAASIALGSVSMPGMQHLHCVAPYLKEIVPPVLACFSDQDARVRYYACESMYNIAKVAKGEILLFYNEIFDALSKLASDSELSVKNGAELLDRLVKDIVSESAASYVSVLQLSEKQETDPEALEDPDLPTAFSLPKFIPLLKERIHVISPFTRMFLVSWLTLLDTIPDLELVSYLPEFLGGLIKFLGDPNRDVNVATQNLLDRFLSEIKRIARLKKGIEESRKGQGSENRQSTTSDSVSTTIDQTVAAETETETEAETNDIAIEDSEFGSTVDEDGLHADGDWIPGQDVQIDYPKILDILVGFVDTSYDLQPVEEEMQLTALRWIDSFFEISPEDILPFVPRLLTQVLPAMSSGSDQVRQAANRVNTSLLEYIVSLSEDTLSDETRQSSSSKLASTPNKETERRESAPNAKPSDVSITASRKQSVQESTQEQTPRSSVMSTPVPPADLDYASAVNSLTLQFLNENEATRVAALSWLIMLHRKAPKKVVAFNDGTFPALLKTLSDPAEAVVTKDLQLLSQISRNSEDSYFKSFMVNLLQLFSTDRHLLEVRGNLIIRQLCMNLSPERIYRTLADCLEKEEDLEFASIMVQNLNNNLITAPELSGLRKRLRNLDTREGQMFFVALFRSWCHNSVSTFSLCLLAQAYEQAYNLLQVFAELEMTVNNLIQIDKLVQLLESPVFTYLRLQLLEPESYPYLYKCLYGVLMLLPQSSAFAALKNRLNSVSNIGLLHTPRLSTMVSASGSGAYDRSTGSRSKREENSIRWVELLEKFKTVQERARRALRARERPFDDGVAGFQGQSLAAALSAADQARNKERATLPDTPRTGLGLGAGAEGRRSPADVGNQKGGSILGAAHRHKTSLPNLGRLGIGSRKSKR